The genomic segment atagaaggagtgtcaagattacaagtctgtcagttagtttgacaggagCAGGTTAGATCTGTTAGATCTAatgatgatgtaatcagcctggaaagtacctggggagctagagaaagctggcttgatccagttagagccaggtggctgatgcaatgcagtagaaATGCCAGGGTAattgggtatctactgtgattggtggctgcgcccaccaggtgtatatattgaagggaaaccgcagttctatgcgggatgttatgagcggagagtgtgaaaggagtatctgtatatatttctgcactgtaaaataaactacactttttctaagtagccgtggactttctgatgggtatcctggacatgctgccaatccgcttggcttccgcgtcagagcTCAGCTATACTCAATTTAATactgaccaacaggcaagaaatAGTAGATGAGATGAAggggtggggaccttagggggaagtgatcatgtcctcctagaattagTTTGTtgggggggaccaaggaagttcgtagCCACACACGTCAGTTAGactttggtagggcagattttaataaactcagaggcctgatgagaatcattccatgcacaagactgctggaagggaaaggagcaagtgaaggatgggctctcctaaaacacgagctcttgcaagctcaagccctcagtattccaacaagaaggaaacatggtagggggaTACAAGAATCCAATGTGGAtcaacagagaactccatgatgagctaagggagaaaaaggaaatgttcaagaaatggaggcaaggacatacctcttgtttggaggttctagcaggggagcgcagctatcgtatacccttgaccgaagaacggtacactcctcctatctgggatggtcgtcctcttccaccgagcgcgtagcttcgggagggacgcaagTGGAGCGGTGAGGGTTGGGGACACCCGCCTTGCCAGctagatcagccaaatcaaccctagCGATCAATGGGGttacagatgtcgcagccagatcgccctcacatccaaggACACACCTCTAAAGAGTATCTGCGgcttgctaggcactgtaggtcagccattagagaggccaaagctcaaagTGAGCTGAGGATTCCAATAAGACTTTtggcagggttccccatgatgttctgatgggtaaactaaagTACTGTGGACTGGACTTTAGGAACGTTAGGTGGATTTGGAACCAGTTGGAGAACcgtactcaaagagtagttgtcaatggcatttcatctgaatagaGAGAAGTGTCCAGTTGGGTGCCACAGGGgtcagttctgggcccggtacttttcaatatttttataaatgatctggatgagggtgtggaggggctactcattaaatttgcagatgacaacaaATTGGCAGGAGCAGTTGTCAATGAGTTTTGAACCTGAGAACTGAAGAGATTACAGTGCAAAATTAGTCCAACGAGAGACCCGGGGTGTTGTGTGTCCAGGTAATAGACAAAATCTGGCACACCCTTTTCAGCTCCCACTTTGATAGAGAAACGTCGCATAGTTTGGCATGGGACCGGACTTTCATATGGTCGTGATTGGTTCAAGAAATTAAGTTGGATTTGACTGGGCAGTTTGAAGTAGCTGCCCTCCAAATTCAGAGGGAAGAGTCAGAAAGGACACCCCACATTCCAAAGCACAGAAGTTTTCAAAGTAGCGGGTTTGGCTGCCTTGATGGCTCAGAGGTAATTGTTCATTAACTTGAAATGGTCTAGTATTCCTTTGATGAGAGGCTCTGGGGGGGTATGTAAAAGCCCTAGTGAAATCATGGCACCGTGATTGAATGTGCTCTAAACATTACAAACAGATGCACTCTCTCAAACTTATCCCAAAGATCCCCCCTTTGAACATTCGGCTTTCAAGGGGATGCCCTTCAAAACAAATAAGACAAGACTGGGGATCAAATTGGGGTGTCTCAGCTGACAGAGGACAGGGGTcttacactgagcattcaaaaagggTTTTCCTATGTGTGGGTTTCTTAGATGCCATGCCAGATTGCTACTCTATATGAAACTCCACACTCTTGAGTATTTAAAAAGTTTCTACCCTGTGTGGGTTCTGTGATGTTGTTCAAGATCACCACtcaattgaatctctttccatactttgagcattcaaaaggttatTCCCCTGTGTGCTTTCTTAGATGTTGTTGAACACTGCCATTCTGAtttaatctctttccacattctgtgaattcaaaaggtttctctcctatGTGGGTTCCTAGATGCCTTTGGAGATGTCCATTTCTCTGtccactctgagcattcaaaagatttatACTCTGTGTGGTTAAATGATATatttgaagattgctactctggcaaaatctctttccacattttgagcattcaaaaagtttctcctctgtgggttctttgatgcctttgataTTGGTCACATTGAtttaaaactctttccacacactgatcattcaaaaggtttctcccctctgtggattctttgatgtgtttgaagactgctactgacattgaatctctttcgacacactgagcattcaaaaggtttctcccctgtgtggattctttgatgcgtTTGAAAACTGCTactgacattgaatctctttccgaagtctgagcattcaaaagattactcccctgtgtggattctttgatgtatttgaagatggccactttgacagaatttctttccacagtctgagcattcaaaggtttctcccctgtgtggattctttgatgtttttgaagactgctactgacaTTGAATCTCTGTGGATTCTTTCATgtctttgaagactgctactgtcattgaatctctttccacactctgagcattcaaaaggtttctcccctatgtggagtctttgatgtttttgaagattgctactgaCATTGAGTCTcgttccacactctgagcattcaaaaagattctcccctgtgtggattctttgatgtgtttgaagactgccactttgactgaatctctttccgcagtctgagcattcaaaagattactcccctgtgtggattctttgatgtatttgaagatggccactttgacagAATTTCTTTCCACAGTTGGAGCATTCAaagatttctcccctgtgtggattctttgatgtttttgaagattgctactgtcattgaatctctttccacactctgagcattcaaaaggtttctcccgtgtggattctttcatgcgtttgaagactgctactgtcattgaatctctttccacactctgagcattcaaaaggtttctcccctgtgtggattctttgatgtttttgaagactgctactgacattgaatctttgtggattctttcatgtctttgaagactgctactgtcattgaatctcttcccacagtctgagcattcaaaaggtttctcccctgtgtggattctttgatgtttttgaagattgctactgaCATTGAGTCTcgttccacagtctgagcattcaaaaggtttctcccctgtgtggattctttgatgtgtttgaagactgcttctgacattgaatctctttcgacaaactgagcattcaaaaggattctcccgtgtggattctttgatgcgtttgaagactgctactgacattgaatctctttccacactgagcattcaaaaggtttctcccctgtgtggattctttgatgcgtTTGAAGACCACTactgacattgaatctctttccgcagtctgagcattcaaaaggtttctcccctgtgtggattctttgatgtttttgaagatggccacttcgacggaatctctttccacactctgagcattcaaaaggtttctcccctgtgtggattctttgatgtttttgaagactgctactgacattgaatctctttccgcagtctgagcattcaaaaggtttctcccctgtgtggattcttcgatgtatttgaagatggccactttgactgaatctcttttcacagtctgagcattcaaaaggtttctcccctgtgtggattctttgatgtatttgaagatggccactttgactggatttctttccagtctgagcattcaaaaggtttctcccctgtgtggattctttgatgtttttgaagactgctactgacattgaatctctttccacactctgagcattcaaaaggtttctcccctctgtggattctttgatgtttttgaagtctgctactgacattgaatctctttccacactctgagcattcaaaaggattctcccctgtgtggattctttgatgtgtttgaagactgccactttgactgaatctctttccacactctgagcattcaaaaggtttctcccctgtgtggattctttcatgcgtttgaagactgctactgtcattgaatctctttccacactctgagcattcaaaaggtttctcccctgtgtggattctttgatgtttttgaagactgctactgacattgaatctctttccacactctgagcattcaaaaggtttctcccctgtgtggattctttgatgtgtttgaagactgccactttgactgaatctctttccgcagtctgagcattcaaaagattactcccctgtgtggattctttgatgtatttgaagatggccactttgactgaatttctttccacagttGGAGCATTCAaagatttctcccctgtgtgga from the Euleptes europaea isolate rEulEur1 chromosome 1, rEulEur1.hap1, whole genome shotgun sequence genome contains:
- the LOC130480400 gene encoding zinc finger protein ZFP2-like; translation: MLRLWNETQCLQTHERIHTGEKPFECSECGKRFNYSSSLQTHERIHTGEKPFECSECGKRFNDSSNLQKHQRIHTGEKPFECSECGKRFNVSSSLQKHQRIHTGEKPFECSECGKRFNDSSSLQTHERIHTGEKPFECSECGKRFSQSGSLQTHQRIHTGENPFECSECGKRFNVSSRLQKHQRIHRGEKPFECSECGKRFNVSSSLQKHQRIHTGEKPFECSDCEKRFSQSGHLQIHRRIHTGEKPFECSDCGKRFNVSSSLQKHQRIHTGEKPFECSECGKRFRRSGHLQKHQRIHTGEKPFECSDCGKRFNVSSGLQTHQRIHTGEKP